Within Microbacterium oryzae, the genomic segment GCCGCGGGCAACACGAACTTCGGCGATGCGTTCTGCCTCGCCGGCGACATCATCAGCCGCAAGTGCCACGTGCCGCACCTGTACCGGCTGGAACTCTTCGGCACTCCGGAAGACATCGATCGCGTGAGCGACGGATTGGAACGATGGTGGAAGCAACAGCACTGACCGAGGCGGACTTCAAGCACAACGCGCGGTTCGACGGCATGGACTACCACGCCCTCAACGCGATGCTGAATCTGTACGACGCCGAGGGGCGCATCCAGTTCGACGCGGACAAGCGCGCCGCTCGGGAGTACTTCCTCCAGCACGTCAACCAGAACACGGTCTTCTTCCACTCGCTGCGCGAGCGCCTCGACTACCTCGTCGAGAAGGAGTACTACGAGGGCGCTGTCATCGAGCAGTACCCCTTCGAGTTCGTCGAGAAGCTCAACGCCTTCGCCTACGGCAAGAAGTTCCGCTTCGAGACCTTCCTCGGCGCGTTCAAGTACTACACGAGCTACACGCTCAAGACGTTCGACGGCAAGCGCTACCTCGAGCGCTTCGAGGACCGCGTCGTGATGACCGCCCTCGCGCTCGCCGACGGCGATCAGGACCTCGCGTGGAAGCTCGTCGACGAGATCATCTCGGGCCGCTTCCAGCCGGCGACGCCCACGTTCCTCAACGCCGGCAAGGCGCAGCGCGGCGAGCTCGTCAGCTGCTTCCTCCTCCGCATCGAGGACAACATGGAGTCCATCGCGCGCGGCATCAACTCCGCGCTGCAGCTCTCCAAGCGCGGCGGCGGCGTGGCGCTGCTCCTGTCCAACATCCGCGAGGCGGGCGCTCCGATCAAGCAGATCGAGAACCAGTCCAGCGGCATCATCCCCGTGATGAAGCTGCTGGAAGACTCGTTCAGCTACGCGAACCAGCTCGGTGCGCGTCAGGGCGCCGGCGCGGTGTACCTCTCCGCGCACCACCCCGACATCATGCGCTTCCTCGACACCAAGCGCGAGAACGCCGACGAGAAGATCCGCATCAAGACCCTCTCCCTCGGTGTCGTCGTGCCCGACATCACGTTCGAGCTCGCGCGCAACGACGAGGACATGTACCTCTTCTCGCCCTACGACGTCGAGCGCGTCTACGGCGTGCCCTTCGGCGACATCTCGGTCACCGAGAAGTACCGCGAGATGGTCGACGACCCGCGCATCAAGAAGACGAAGATCAACGCGCGCAAGTTCTTCCAGACGCTCGCGGAGATCCAGTTCGAGTCGGGCTACCCGTACATCATGTTCGAGGACACGGTGAACCGGGCCAACCCGATCAAGGGCCGGATCAACATGTCGAACCTCTGCAGCGAGATCCTGCAGGTGAACACGCCGACGACGCTCAACGAGGACCTCTCGTACGACCAGATCGGCAAGGACATCTCCTGCAACCTGGGCTCGCTGAACATCGCGCTCGCGATGGACTCGCCCGACTTCGGGCAGACCGTCGAGACCTCGATCCGCGCGCTCACCGCGGTGAGCGACCAGAGCCACATCCGCTCGGTGCGCTCGATCGAAGACGGCAACGACAAGTCGCACGCGATCGGCCTCGGGCAGATGAACCTGCACGGCTACCTCGCTCGCGAGCGCGTCTTCTACGGCTCGGAAGAGGGCGTCGACTTCACGAACATCTACTTCTACGCGGTGCTGTTCCACGCCCTGCGGGCGTCGAACAAGCTCGCGGCCGAGCGCGGCCAGGCCTTCGACGGGTTCGAGGACTCGACGTACGCCTCGGGCGAGTTCTTCGACAAGTACATCGAGCAGGAGTGGGTGCCGCAGACGGAGAAGGTGAAGCAGCTCTTCGCGAACCACCACATCCCGACGCAGCAGGACTGGATCCTCCTGAAGGAGTCCATCCAGAAGCACGGCATCTACAACCAGAACCTGCAGGCGGTGCCTCCGACCGGCTCCATCTCGTACATCAACAACTCGACGTCGTCGATCCACCCGATCGCGTCGAAGGTCGAGATCCGCAAGGAGGGCAAGCTCGGCCGCGTCTACTACCCGGCGCCGTTCATGACGAACGACAACCTGGAGTACTACCAGGACGCGTACGAGATCGGCTACGAGAAGGTCATCGACACGTACGCCGCGGCCACGCAGCACGTCGACCAGGGCCTCTCGCTCACGCTGTTCTTCAAGGACACCGCGACCACGCGCGACATCAACAAGGCCCAGATCTACGCATGGCGCAAGGGCATCAAGACGATCTACTACATCCGTCTCCGTCAGATGGCCCTCGAGGGCACGGAGCTGGACATGTGCGTCAGCTGCACGCTCTGACCTCCGGTCACCGAGCGACGCGAGACGAAACGGAAGAGGAACAACGAGGATGACCGAGAAGCTGCAGCTTCTGGACCACGTCCAGGCGATCAACTGGAATCGCGTCGAGGACGAGAAGGACGTCGAGGTGTGGAACCGCCTCACCGGCAACTTCTGGCTGCCGGAGAAGGTGCCGCTGTCCAACGACATCCAGTCGTGGAACACGCTGACCGAGCACGAGCAGCTGCTCACCATGCGCGTATTCACGGGTCTGACGCTGCTCGACACAGTGCAGGCCACCGTAGGCGCGGTGTCGCTCATCCCCGATGCGCTCACCCCGCACGAGGAGGCCGTCTACACGAACATCGCGTTCATGGAGTCGGTGCACGCGAAGAGCTACTCGTCGATCTTCTCGACGCTGTGCTCGACGCAGGAGATCGATGAGGCCTTCCGGTGGTCGGTGGAGAACCAGAACCTCCAGAAGAAGGCCCAGATCATCATGGAGTACTACCGGGGTGACGAGCCGCTCAAGCGCAAGGTCGCCTCGACCCTGCTCGAGAGCTTCCTCTTCTACTCGGGCTTCTACCTCCCGATGCACTGGTCGAGCCGCGCCAAGCTCACCAACACCGCCGACCTCATCCGCCTCATCATCCGCGACGAGGCCGTGCATGGCTACTACATCGGCTACAAGTTCCAGAAGGGCCTCGAGCGCGTCGACGAGGCGCAGCGCGCGGAGCTCAAGGACTACACGTTCTCGCTGCTGTACGAGCTCTACGACAACGAGGTGCAGTACACGCAGGACCTCTACGACTCCGTCGGCCTCACCGAGGACGTCAAGAAGTTCCTGCACTACAACGCCAACAAGGCGCTGATGAACCTCGGCTACGAGGCGATGTTCCCGTCCTCCGTGACCGACGTGAATCCCGCCATCCTGTCGGCGCTCTCGCCGAACGCCGACGAGAACCACGACTTCTTCTCGGGGTCGGGCTCGTCGTACGTCATCGGCAAGGCCGTCGCGACCGAGGACGACGACTGGGCGTTCTGAGGAGGCCGAGTCGGAGAAGGATTCGGACATGAAAGAGGCCCCCGCCCCACTGCTCTCCAAAGAGCGGTTGGGTGGGGGCCTTTCTCATGTCTGGCCACATATCGGACACGCACACGAGGAGAGGAGGTGAACATGGCCGGAAGCGGACACGCGCGTAGCGCGATCACCGGACGCTACGTGAAGGCCCCCGGTCGGCTGCTCCTATTGAGCGGTCGACCGGGGGCCTCTTCGTCTTATGTCACCGTGGCGGCCGTCCGAGTGCACCGATGAGGAAGCGGAGCACGGTGCCCAGCGTCCAGATGGCGATGGCGGGCCATGCGGCCGCGGCGAAGACGGCTACGTGGTCGGTCAGCGTAGGTCACCGGCCCCTGTTTCCCCCATTTTTCCGCTGATGCCGTCCGAGGTGCTTCGGGGGTGAAGGGAACCACCAGCGCGACGCCGAGTGGCGGTCGCGGCGCATGAGCTTACCTCTGCCATGAGTGGCAGTCACCCCCGGTGGCTGCCGCTTCGGCCGTCGGTATCCTGCGGGCATGAACCGACTGTCTCGGACGGCGCTCACCCTGGGCGTACTCGCCCCTCTTCTTCTCTCCGGATGCAGCGCCAGGGAATCAGGAGAGGATTCGCCCGAGCCCACCGCGACCGTCACGCCCTCGGCGCAGCCGACGCAGACGTCCGACACGCACGACGCGGATGATCACGGGGACTCCGACGACCGCGATGACTCCGACGACCGTGATGGCTCCGACGACCGTGATCCCGACGACACGGACGATCCCAACGACAGATAGCGCGAATTCGAGCCCGCGTCTACCGCGGCGCCGCGGACGCCTGACGACGGCGGCAGGGGGGGCACTCGCGCCCGCGCGTGATGCGCTCGAGCCGGCTGCCGGGCTTCGGACGCTGGAAGCGATTGCAACGGGGGTCGGTCCGCAGGTGCCAGTTCTGCACGGCGGCGGCCCGCTGCGGGGTGAGGGCCTCGATTCCGATGATGATCCAGGCGCTCAGCATCGCCATCCGCCCCCGTCTCGCACAGCACGAGATTACGCGGTCCGACCTGGGACGAACCAGGAAGGGCGCGTGACACCGGCGACGTCGGAGGGGTCTCGTACCCTGGAGTCGTGCTCGTGGGTGTGATCAGAAGAGATGATGGCGGACAGCTCGAGGCCGAGGCCGAGACGCAGGCCGAGGTGAGGGAGGCGCTCGAGGCGCAGGTGCCGGCGGGCCACGTGCTCACCGATGCGCGGGTCGCCATGGTGAAGCGCTCCACGCGGATCAGCGCGGTCGGCCGCTACCGTCACACCGAGATCGCCGAGATCGAGGCCGACGACATGACGGCGCTCGAGGCGAAGGTTCCCGAGGGTTGGAAGCTCATGTCTGTCCGGTCGCTCTGACCGGAGAGGCATCGAGGGCTCCCCGCGCGCACGCGGGGAGCCCTCTGTCAGAACGCGTCAGCCCAGCGGCACCGATCCGACGAGGATGCCGACGGCGAGCATGACGAGCGAGACGACGAGGGCACGCCACAGCACCTTCTTGTGGTGATCGCCGAGGTTGACGTTCGCCAGCGAGACCAGCAGCAGGATGGCCGGGACGAGCGGGCTCTGCAGGTGGACGGGCTGGCCGATCACCGATGCGCGCGCCATCTCGACCGGCGCGATGCCGTAGGTCGCCGCGCTCTCCGCGAGGATCGGCAGGATGCCGTAGTAGAACGCGTCGTTCGACATGAAGAACGTCATCGGGATCGACAGCAGCCCGGTGATGACGGCGAAGAACGGGCCGAGCGCCGGCGGCACGATCTCGACGACCCAGTCGGCCATCGCGGTGACCATGCCCGTGCCATCCAGCACGCCGACGAGCACGCCGGCGGCCAGCACCATCGAGACGACGCCCACGATGCTCGGCGCATGCGCGACGATCTCCGCGCTCTGCTCCTTCAGCTTCGGGAAGTTCAGCACGAGGGCGACGCCGGTGCCGATCATGAAGACGAACGCGAGCGGCATGACGTCGAGCACGAGCAGCACCATGACGGCGACCGTGAGCGCGAGGTTCAGCCAGATGAGCTTCGGCCGCAGCGTCGGCCGGTCGGGGCTCAGCATGGTGTCGGCCATCGCGGTGTCGCGCTCGTCCTCGGTGAGGACCGCGGGGCCGGCCGAGCCGGAGCCCTGGATCGTCAGCATGTTCGTGGTGCCGAGCACGGCGCGCGCACCGGGGGTGCCGACGCCCGAGCGGAGCTGGGGAACGCGCATGCCGAAGCGTCCTGCGCGCGTGCTGCCGCCGTCCGCCGGGATGTCGTCGAGCGCATCGAGCGAGAGCCTGCCGATGCGGCGGCGCTCGGAGAGCCCGAGCAGCCACGACAGACCGAGCGCGACGGCGAGGCCGACGGCGAGGGACGGGATCATCGGCACGAACACGTCGGTGGGCTGCAGGCCGAGCGCGGTGGCGGCGCGGACGGTCGGGCCGCCCCACGGCACGATGTTGAGCGTGCCGTTCATGAGGCCGGCGACGCACGTGAGGACCACGGGGCTCATCCCGAGGCGCAGGTAGAGCGGCAGCATCGCCGACGTCGTGATGATGAACGTGGTCGAGCCGTCGCCGTCGAGCGAGACCGCACCGGCGAGGAGCGCCGTGCCGAGCACGACCTTCGCCGGGTCGTTGCCGAGCGTGCGCGTGATGAAGCGGATGAGCGGGTCGAACAGGCCCACGTCGATCATGATGCCGAAGTACATGATCGCGAACATCAGCAGCGCGGCGGTGGGCGCCATGTCGCCGATGGCCGAGAGGACCATGTCGCCGATGCCCAGCCCGGCGCCCGCGAAGAGGCCGAAGATGGTGGGCACGAGGATGAGCGCGACCATCGGCGTGAGCCGCTTGGTCATGATGAGCACCATGAACGCGAGGATCATGGTGAAACCGAGGATGACGAGCATCTGACGTCCTTGTCGTCGTGCCGCGTTCGCGTCGTCGCGTTGCGGCGGTGGAGCGTACGCGGCGACGATACGGCGAGCGGACGGCCCGGGTCGGGATGCGCGCATTGCGCGAGGATCTGCGCGTTGAGTCAGTTGTGCGCATTCTGCTCACTCGGTCGCGCGACGATACTCGACGTATGCGGTTCACCACGCGCGTGTTCGCGATGCAGCTCCTCGCCGCCACCGCGGTCATCGCGGTGTGCGTGTCGGCGTTCGCGCTGCTCGGCATCGGACAGCTGCGCGACGAGGCCGAGTCGACGGCGCTCGCGGTCGCCCGCACGGTCGCCAGCGACCCGCAGGTGCGCGCCGATGTGGCGGGCTTCGCGGGGCGGAGCGATCTCGACGCGGCGACCCTCGCCGACGGCGCGCTGCAGGAGTACGCGGCAGGCATCGTCGACCGCACGCAGACGCTGTTCGTCGTCGTCGCGAACGACCTCGGGCTGCGTCTCGCGCACCCGGATCCGGACCTCCTCGGTCGGCGGGTCAGCACCGACTTCGCCTCCGTGATCGCGGGCGAGGAGGTCATCGCCTGGGAGCGGGGGACGCTGGGGGAGTCGGTGCGCGCGAAGGTCCCCGTCTTCGCTCCGGATGGCGGCAGGATCGTCGGCGAGGTGAGCGTGGGGTTCGCGCCGGCTCGGGTCTTCGCCGACGCGCCGCTCCTCGTCGGCCTGTTCGTGCTGATCGCGGTGGTGGCGCTCGCGGTGGCCGCGCTCGTCTCGGTCGTCATCCGCCGTCGGCTCGAGCGCCTGACGCGCGGCGTGCAGCCGGAGGAGCTGGGCGGTCTGCTGCAGAGCAGAGCCGCGGTGCTCGAGGGGGTGCACGACGGGGTGCTCGCGGTGTCGGACGACGGGGTCGTCCGCGCGGCCAACGCGCCCGCGCTGCGGGTGGTCGGCGACGATGACGCGGTGGGGCGGCACATCGACGAGCTGGACCTCCCGCCGCGCCTCCGTACAGCGCTCGACCGCGCCCTGGGCGGCGACTCCCTCGTCACCGGCGAGCTCGTGCTGTCGGAGCAGGTCGTCTACGTCGAGGTCCGCCGGGTGGGGCACGAGGGGCGCTCGCTCGGAGTCGTCGCGGTGCTGCGCGACCGCACCGACGTGGTGGCGCTGGCGGAGCGGCTCGACGCCGTGCGCGCGGCGACCAACGCCATGCGTGCGCAGCGGCACGAGTTCGCGAACCGGATGCATGCGGTCCGCGGCATGGTCGCGGCGGGGCGGACCGCGGAGGCGCAGGAGCTCCTGTCGGAGTTCGCCGCCCGGGGTGCTCTGCCGGAGGAGGCGGGGGTGCCCGTCGCCGAGCCGTTCCTGCGCTCGTTCCTCGCGTCCAAGAGGATGGAGGCGCGCGAGCGCGGCGTGGAGCTGCGTGTGGGAGAGGACACCCTCCTCCTCGGCGTCGTCGCCGAACCCGAGGATGTGGCCGCGGTGCTGGGCAACCTCGTGGACAACGCCGTGACGGCGGCCGCCGCCGGGGAGGAGCCTCGGTGGGTGGAGGTCTCGCTGCTGGACGACCGGGACGAACTCGCGCTCACGGTGACGGACTCGGGGATCGGCGTCGACCATCCCGAATCGGTCTTCGATCGCGCTCGGGCGGCGGAGGAGGACGAGACCGGACGGGTGCACGGACGGGGGATCGGCCTTCCGCTCGCCCGCCGCTTCACGCGTCGACGGGGCGGCGAGCTCTGGCTCGCGGAGGCGCGTGGCGGCGGCCACGGCGCGGTGTTCGCCGCCCGGCTTCCCGGGGTCATGCGGGCCGCGGGCGACGACGAGCTCGATGGTGCCATCACATCGGAAGAGGGAACGGCATGACGAACGAGAT encodes:
- the nrdE gene encoding class 1b ribonucleoside-diphosphate reductase subunit alpha; the protein is MVEATALTEADFKHNARFDGMDYHALNAMLNLYDAEGRIQFDADKRAAREYFLQHVNQNTVFFHSLRERLDYLVEKEYYEGAVIEQYPFEFVEKLNAFAYGKKFRFETFLGAFKYYTSYTLKTFDGKRYLERFEDRVVMTALALADGDQDLAWKLVDEIISGRFQPATPTFLNAGKAQRGELVSCFLLRIEDNMESIARGINSALQLSKRGGGVALLLSNIREAGAPIKQIENQSSGIIPVMKLLEDSFSYANQLGARQGAGAVYLSAHHPDIMRFLDTKRENADEKIRIKTLSLGVVVPDITFELARNDEDMYLFSPYDVERVYGVPFGDISVTEKYREMVDDPRIKKTKINARKFFQTLAEIQFESGYPYIMFEDTVNRANPIKGRINMSNLCSEILQVNTPTTLNEDLSYDQIGKDISCNLGSLNIALAMDSPDFGQTVETSIRALTAVSDQSHIRSVRSIEDGNDKSHAIGLGQMNLHGYLARERVFYGSEEGVDFTNIYFYAVLFHALRASNKLAAERGQAFDGFEDSTYASGEFFDKYIEQEWVPQTEKVKQLFANHHIPTQQDWILLKESIQKHGIYNQNLQAVPPTGSISYINNSTSSIHPIASKVEIRKEGKLGRVYYPAPFMTNDNLEYYQDAYEIGYEKVIDTYAAATQHVDQGLSLTLFFKDTATTRDINKAQIYAWRKGIKTIYYIRLRQMALEGTELDMCVSCTL
- a CDS encoding sensor histidine kinase, translating into MRFTTRVFAMQLLAATAVIAVCVSAFALLGIGQLRDEAESTALAVARTVASDPQVRADVAGFAGRSDLDAATLADGALQEYAAGIVDRTQTLFVVVANDLGLRLAHPDPDLLGRRVSTDFASVIAGEEVIAWERGTLGESVRAKVPVFAPDGGRIVGEVSVGFAPARVFADAPLLVGLFVLIAVVALAVAALVSVVIRRRLERLTRGVQPEELGGLLQSRAAVLEGVHDGVLAVSDDGVVRAANAPALRVVGDDDAVGRHIDELDLPPRLRTALDRALGGDSLVTGELVLSEQVVYVEVRRVGHEGRSLGVVAVLRDRTDVVALAERLDAVRAATNAMRAQRHEFANRMHAVRGMVAAGRTAEAQELLSEFAARGALPEEAGVPVAEPFLRSFLASKRMEARERGVELRVGEDTLLLGVVAEPEDVAAVLGNLVDNAVTAAAAGEEPRWVEVSLLDDRDELALTVTDSGIGVDHPESVFDRARAAEEDETGRVHGRGIGLPLARRFTRRRGGELWLAEARGGGHGAVFAARLPGVMRAAGDDELDGAITSEEGTA
- a CDS encoding CitMHS family transporter, whose product is MLVILGFTMILAFMVLIMTKRLTPMVALILVPTIFGLFAGAGLGIGDMVLSAIGDMAPTAALLMFAIMYFGIMIDVGLFDPLIRFITRTLGNDPAKVVLGTALLAGAVSLDGDGSTTFIITTSAMLPLYLRLGMSPVVLTCVAGLMNGTLNIVPWGGPTVRAATALGLQPTDVFVPMIPSLAVGLAVALGLSWLLGLSERRRIGRLSLDALDDIPADGGSTRAGRFGMRVPQLRSGVGTPGARAVLGTTNMLTIQGSGSAGPAVLTEDERDTAMADTMLSPDRPTLRPKLIWLNLALTVAVMVLLVLDVMPLAFVFMIGTGVALVLNFPKLKEQSAEIVAHAPSIVGVVSMVLAAGVLVGVLDGTGMVTAMADWVVEIVPPALGPFFAVITGLLSIPMTFFMSNDAFYYGILPILAESAATYGIAPVEMARASVIGQPVHLQSPLVPAILLLVSLANVNLGDHHKKVLWRALVVSLVMLAVGILVGSVPLG
- the nrdF gene encoding class 1b ribonucleoside-diphosphate reductase subunit beta — translated: MTEKLQLLDHVQAINWNRVEDEKDVEVWNRLTGNFWLPEKVPLSNDIQSWNTLTEHEQLLTMRVFTGLTLLDTVQATVGAVSLIPDALTPHEEAVYTNIAFMESVHAKSYSSIFSTLCSTQEIDEAFRWSVENQNLQKKAQIIMEYYRGDEPLKRKVASTLLESFLFYSGFYLPMHWSSRAKLTNTADLIRLIIRDEAVHGYYIGYKFQKGLERVDEAQRAELKDYTFSLLYELYDNEVQYTQDLYDSVGLTEDVKKFLHYNANKALMNLGYEAMFPSSVTDVNPAILSALSPNADENHDFFSGSGSSYVIGKAVATEDDDWAF